The Halanaerobium praevalens DSM 2228 genome contains a region encoding:
- a CDS encoding restriction endonuclease, whose product MIDFSELDPDGEVWELFARDFLQEVGFYIESTPDRGNDHGKDILVSEEISGNLGKYKFKWLVSCKNFANSNRAVNEK is encoded by the coding sequence ATGATTGATTTTAGTGAATTGGATCCAGATGGAGAAGTATGGGAGTTATTTGCTCGAGATTTTCTTCAAGAAGTAGGTTTTTATATAGAATCAACTCCAGATAGAGGAAATGATCATGGAAAAGATATACTTGTATCTGAAGAAATATCAGGCAATTTAGGTAAATATAAATTCAAATGGTTAGTTAGTTGTAAAAACTTTGCTAATAGTAATAGAGCAGTAAATGAAAAGTAA
- a CDS encoding N-acetyltransferase, with amino-acid sequence MGYIKLDQNNIENEHICCAFSDKKCSESYELKKQWLEEQFDNGYTFLRLDERAKVFIEYGPAEKAWVPIIAPNYMHIGCFWVSGKYKKSGHGKALLQQTITDAKKQGRDGLVTVVGKKKFHFMSDSKWLLKQGFEVCDEITSGFILISLDFSKKANNPKFRETVKSGECSEKEGYVAYYTNRCPYSEYHVKKSLTETAEKRNLKIKTIKLETMKEAKNAPTPATIFSLFYKGKFITTDISVCMDSRFDKIVGKVIK; translated from the coding sequence ATGGGGTATATTAAACTTGATCAAAATAATATTGAAAATGAACATATTTGCTGTGCTTTTTCGGACAAAAAATGTTCGGAAAGTTATGAACTAAAAAAACAGTGGTTAGAGGAGCAATTTGATAATGGGTATACTTTTTTGCGATTAGATGAACGAGCAAAAGTATTTATAGAATATGGACCGGCAGAAAAAGCCTGGGTACCGATTATTGCTCCAAATTATATGCATATTGGCTGTTTTTGGGTTTCTGGTAAATATAAAAAAAGTGGACATGGAAAAGCCCTGCTACAGCAAACAATTACGGATGCTAAAAAACAGGGAAGAGATGGTTTAGTTACTGTTGTTGGCAAGAAAAAATTTCATTTTATGAGTGATAGCAAATGGCTACTTAAACAGGGATTTGAAGTATGTGATGAAATCACTTCCGGGTTCATTCTAATTTCATTAGATTTTTCTAAAAAAGCTAACAACCCAAAGTTTAGAGAAACAGTGAAAAGTGGAGAGTGTTCTGAAAAAGAGGGATATGTAGCTTATTATACTAATCGTTGTCCTTATTCAGAATATCATGTCAAGAAATCTTTGACTGAAACAGCTGAAAAAAGAAATTTAAAAATAAAAACAATAAAACTTGAAACAATGAAAGAAGCAAAAAATGCTCCCACTCCAGCTACAATATTTAGTCTTTTTTATAAAGGTAAATTTATTACAACTGATATTAGTGTCTGCATGGATAGTAGATTTGATAAGATTGTAGGGAAAGTTATTAAATAA
- a CDS encoding type II toxin-antitoxin system RelE/ParE family toxin, producing the protein MYKIKYYAKNNKSPVIEFIKKQSAKEKAKILREIELLEEFGLFLGMPHLKKLKGYDDLWELRIKHSSNIFRVFFLNYQDGIFVLLHIFKKKSNKTPQREIDIALNRLNSIK; encoded by the coding sequence ATGTATAAAATTAAGTATTATGCAAAAAATAATAAATCTCCAGTAATTGAATTTATTAAAAAACAGTCAGCTAAAGAAAAAGCTAAAATTCTAAGAGAAATAGAACTTCTAGAAGAATTTGGTCTATTCCTTGGTATGCCCCATCTTAAAAAGTTAAAAGGATATGATGATCTCTGGGAATTACGAATAAAGCATAGTTCTAATATATTTAGGGTTTTCTTTTTAAATTATCAGGATGGTATCTTCGTTCTTTTGCATATCTTTAAGAAGAAATCTAATAAAACTCCACAGAGAGAAATAGATATTGCGCTTAACAGACTTAATTCTATCAAGTGA
- a CDS encoding class I SAM-dependent methyltransferase: MQKITKNFVKKSFEKAIENYSNAIENIGLWESEKYVINKYFDKNKSILDVGCGAGRTTFNLYEMGYKNIIGLDLTPEMISAAKTINKEKKTEIEFIVGDATDLNFEDNSFDQALFSFNGLMQIPERKNRIKALKEIKRVLTENGIFIFTTHDRENNENFKEFWEKEEKTWKEGKQDKRTYEYGDKILPSDNDDRDLFIHFPNREEIIECLEETGWKLIEDFYREDLFKENKEVKEFSTECRFWIVQK, translated from the coding sequence ATGCAGAAAATAACCAAGAACTTTGTTAAAAAATCTTTTGAAAAGGCTATAGAAAACTATAGTAATGCCATTGAAAATATTGGATTATGGGAATCAGAAAAATATGTAATCAATAAGTATTTTGATAAGAATAAATCAATATTAGATGTGGGTTGTGGAGCAGGAAGAACAACATTTAACCTTTATGAAATGGGTTATAAAAATATCATAGGTTTAGATTTAACTCCAGAAATGATATCTGCAGCTAAAACAATAAATAAAGAAAAAAAGACTGAAATTGAATTTATAGTTGGAGATGCAACTGACTTAAACTTTGAAGATAATTCTTTTGATCAAGCATTGTTCTCATTTAATGGATTGATGCAGATACCAGAGAGAAAAAATAGAATTAAAGCATTAAAAGAAATAAAAAGAGTTTTGACCGAAAATGGTATTTTTATTTTTACAACTCATGATCGCGAAAATAACGAGAACTTTAAGGAGTTCTGGGAAAAAGAAGAAAAGACCTGGAAAGAAGGCAAACAGGATAAAAGAACTTATGAATATGGCGATAAGATCCTGCCATCGGATAATGATGATAGAGATTTATTTATACATTTTCCAAACCGAGAAGAGATAATAGAATGTTTAGAAGAAACAGGCTGGAAGCTAATAGAAGATTTTTATAGAGAAGATCTATTTAAAGAAAATAAAGAAGTTAAAGAGTTTTCAACTGAGTGCCGATTCTGGATAGTACAAAAGTAA
- a CDS encoding zinc ribbon domain-containing protein — MKDYKYCQSCGMPMSNDPQKGGTEKNRSKSKKYCSYCYQNGEFTSPEIDTPQKMQSFCIEKMKEQGMPKIIAWIFTRSIPKLERWKK; from the coding sequence ATGAAAGACTACAAATATTGTCAGAGCTGTGGTATGCCAATGAGTAATGATCCTCAAAAAGGAGGAACTGAAAAAAACCGTTCAAAAAGTAAGAAATACTGTTCTTATTGCTATCAAAATGGTGAATTTACAAGTCCTGAAATTGATACTCCACAAAAAATGCAATCATTCTGTATTGAAAAAATGAAAGAACAAGGAATGCCAAAAATTATTGCTTGGATATTTACTCGGAGTATTCCAAAACTAGAGAGATGGAAAAAATAA
- a CDS encoding helix-turn-helix transcriptional regulator, with amino-acid sequence MELIDHKELKNELFESEKIKEEYEKLNVMYEIKKQIIRYRIENNLTQKELADRIGTKQSAISRLENDDYNPSVEFLDKVAHAFGKKLEIRFN; translated from the coding sequence ATGGAACTTATAGATCATAAAGAACTTAAAAATGAACTTTTTGAATCTGAAAAAATTAAGGAAGAATATGAAAAACTGAATGTTATGTATGAAATCAAAAAACAAATAATTAGGTATAGAATTGAAAATAATTTAACTCAGAAAGAATTAGCAGATAGAATAGGAACTAAACAGTCTGCTATTTCCAGACTAGAAAATGACGATTATAATCCGAGTGTTGAATTTCTTGATAAAGTTGCTCACGCATTTGGTAAAAAACTTGAAATCAGATTTAATTAA
- a CDS encoding helix-turn-helix transcriptional regulator, which yields MKLYRLLAIVMYLMNRKKVTAKELADYFEVSVRTIYRDLEAINQAGVPIISYQGSNGGYSIIDNYKIDKQILNCDEMNSILVALEGLNTTLNKREFKDIKEKIKVLIPDFEKERMEKNKKYFIDFNPWGINNIEKNKIDLIEKAIDKNILLNFSYTDLKGVSTTRIVEAMTLVLRGNSWYLYGYCRLRADYRFFKIYRIKELKILKEKFKRKDREFEESFLTENIQSKRKTINLVMRFKPEVKLQIEEYFNEDDIIFEEDGTLLVKVSFTEDEWLYSFILSFGDKIEILEPFYLRKIIKEQGKRVFDVYK from the coding sequence TTGAAATTATATAGGTTATTAGCGATAGTAATGTATTTAATGAATCGCAAAAAAGTCACTGCTAAAGAGCTAGCAGATTATTTTGAGGTATCAGTAAGGACTATTTATCGTGATTTAGAAGCTATTAACCAGGCTGGCGTTCCTATTATTTCTTATCAGGGTTCTAATGGCGGATATAGTATTATTGATAATTATAAGATTGATAAGCAGATTTTAAATTGTGACGAAATGAATTCTATTTTAGTTGCTTTAGAAGGGTTAAATACAACACTTAATAAAAGAGAATTTAAAGATATTAAAGAAAAAATAAAAGTGTTAATTCCTGATTTTGAAAAAGAAAGGATGGAGAAGAACAAGAAATATTTTATTGATTTTAATCCTTGGGGAATTAATAATATAGAGAAAAATAAGATTGATTTGATAGAAAAAGCTATAGATAAAAATATACTTTTAAATTTTTCTTATACAGATTTAAAAGGAGTAAGTACGACAAGAATAGTTGAAGCAATGACTTTAGTTTTAAGGGGGAATTCCTGGTATCTTTATGGCTATTGCAGATTAAGAGCGGATTATAGATTCTTTAAAATATATCGAATAAAGGAACTAAAGATTTTAAAGGAAAAGTTTAAGAGAAAAGATAGGGAGTTTGAAGAAAGTTTTTTGACAGAAAACATACAAAGTAAACGAAAAACAATTAACTTAGTTATGAGATTTAAGCCTGAAGTTAAGTTGCAGATAGAGGAATATTTTAATGAAGATGATATTATATTTGAAGAAGATGGAACTTTATTAGTTAAGGTGAGTTTTACAGAGGATGAATGGCTTTATAGTTTTATTTTGAGTTTTGGTGATAAAATAGAGATATTAGAGCCATTTTATTTGCGAAAAATAATTAAAGAGCAAGGAAAAAGAGTTTTTGATGTTTATAAATAA